In the genome of Epinephelus fuscoguttatus linkage group LG4, E.fuscoguttatus.final_Chr_v1, the window GTCCACACCACCATCTTTcatgacgtgtgtgatgtcatctggTTATCcgtgtcctatttttattactttttctattatttcagtcactgtctgttcatgtgccagctgaaatgttgttgtagtaacataaaaagcaccactagatggcagaagctacatttgaagtactgtacgcaaacatgcaagtcacaacaagttcctgcaaatgtttcacaataaaaacctgtttagaaaatgaagggattctctcaaccgaaGTTAAAatgggcttttttttaaaaacagatacaggaagtgttgagtttgaaatgatggcgtGATGCGTTAGctttatcaaggcaaatgggaaaagataaaaagatacAGAGGGAATGATAAATATCGGCCCATTtatataatgtagtctgtttcaaatgaagctgatAGCCTGTGCAGTTGAGGTAAGTAAAAGCCCCACcaatatttgttaatgttattactttatgtctgtctccattataaagaaataacattctttgctagcttgatgctaatggcaggaCTCACCAGGTTGCTAAAGTGCCTTTACTGTTTCACCCCATCATTTTTCCCCATTTTACTCTGTTGTGGTAACATCCcaagaggaaatatcaaaaaggctggggtgttgttgctgtacagttgtctacggcagcagatatCTTTGTGTTATtgctattggtcaaagtgacagctgtgatgggagaagtcgtgaacgacaaaaagaaagtcagacatgctagactttctgttggaatGTCGTGAGGCTTCCCAGACGTGGCGTTGGTTGTCGttaactatgacacactacatgagaTGAAACAATGGATTATCACGTATGACACTCGATGTCGTTCACGATCCATGCTGACACCTTACAATGCTGTGTCGGGCAATAATTGGGCtgatgttgtgtagtgtgaaccaggcataaaGGGGATGTGTCGGCCGGGTTAAGGAGTTCCACAATATGTTCTTTCCACCGCTTGACAATATTCCCAGTTCCGGTCAGCAGTTTTCCTCCCTGCTTTCACTTCCTGAGGTGTCACACAGTTAGCCAGAACTTCCAACCAAAAGTCCTTCTCCATAGCCTCCAACTCAAACTCCTCTCACACCTGATTGTTTGGCCACAGCCACAGTTGCAGCCTTTGTGGCCAACCGATACCCATCTGCTGGCCAAGCAACCAGATGCTTGCTGGCCTGCTCTCCTTCCAGGCTCAAGGAGGGGCCCCAGTTTCCCCATATTTCTGCTCCCATTTGGCTGATTCTTCAGGGTTTCTGGCCCCTCCCCTTAGACCACTGTGCCTTGGGAGAACCTACCAGGAGTTATTTGACAACACAGCTCAGGTCAAAGGAACACGCAAACCCCTCCACTACATTAAGGTGGTATATAGTTTGGAATCAGTGTCTCCATTACTTAGCACGGCCACTAGGGGAACACAAGTTAGATTTTCGATTGTAAAATGACCTTGCAGTACATATTGTTGTCACTGCTCTTTAACGATATTATTTTACAGGATCCTTAAAAAAATGCTTCAATATGCATTTATGTGGTGGCAAGGTGGAGCCGTGGTTACCATTGTtacctcacagtaagagggttcctggtttgaacccagggtgtgggagcccttctgtgcggagtttgcgtgttctcccagtgtcagcatTGGTTTACTCCgtgtgctccagcttcctcccacagtcctaGGACATGCacattaggttaattggtgactctaaattggccatagctGTGATTCTGAgcgtgaatgattgtctgtgtctgtgtcagccctgcaatagtctggtggcctgtccagggtgtaccctctTGCCTGATGTCAACTGgcataggctccagcctcccgtgatccccaacaggataagctgttGCGGAAAATGTATGAATGCATTTATGTAAAAAAATTACTACCGATCACCCAGACTCCAATGTTTCCAAactacagtttgtgtgtgtgtgtgtgtgaatatgtgtgaaATGACTCTCTCCTATTCTCATTTCAACAAGCCTTGcagttgaaagaaaaaagtacATCTAAGTCATGATTTTCCAGATGTTCAGAGATTCTCAAGTGGACACGTACACATGCGCGCACACCACACAGGCCCGAGACAGTGACGGCAATGGCATCACCCACTGACACACCTCCTGGGCTTCTACTTACTCTTTGATTCAGGAAGTTTTCTCTGACGTCAGGTCAGTGTAAAAGCTCTTTTTTGGGAGGCAAACTCATTTAAACAATGTTAATTCTTGAGTCAAGTGCCTATGTAACCAGGGAGACTCCCAAATGGTCAATGAGAGTCATAAATCCATCCAAATGTTGGCGCTATTGTTGTGAGGCAGGCTGGGAGTCAGACAAAAAAGGTCACATCAGATGTGGACTAATAGACCTGGCCACTCTTCTGAAGTAGGGGAAACATAACCGGGAAGCATGCAAAATTGAAAATGTGGAGGGTTTTAGTCATGGAAACAGGGTCTCTTATGTAACCAGCGTCTAGTAAAAAATGCTATAGTCATACTGTGATCACTTTTATTGTaataattaatgtttaaacacgCGTGTGATGATAAAACAATGTAGTGATACTATGGGAATTAGATCAAATCCCTGTAGAAATAAATAGATTTATGACAAGATActaaagaaattcctttaagaTTTGGaactttgatgtgtgtgtgtgtgtgtgtgtgtgtgcgtgcgtgtgtgcgtgtttgtacATGTAAGGTGGGTGTGAAGGTATTTGGGTTCAACATGCAAAGCGAGTAGTTTGGTCTGGTATGACGGTGGTGAAAGCCTGAAGCTCAGAGGAGGTGTTGTCATTCCTGTCCTGCCCCCTCCAGGAGCTGGACGTGTGACATCAACAGCAATAATGAAGGCAGCTCATCAATGGCTGGGCCCAGGGGCTATAAAAAGAAGTTGGGGGAGTTCAGTGCTCATCATAACTGATTGGAGCTAACCACCAAACCCGTCTGACTTCACTTTATATCTCTGGTACacaacttttacttttattacacTGAGGAGAAGCCACCACCAGAGGTATGTTCACCTTGTTCTACCATATAGTCAGACATGTAGGCCGAATAAAcctgaagtttatttttttatttattttaaacaaatcAGCTTTTAGgctgatattgtgatatttttgactGTTTAATATGTGAACTAGGAGAATAAGGtataaacaaatacaacttAATTTGAGTAAATATGTAATTAATTTTGGTCATATCCAGTAACCTTCTTGCTTATTTTAGCACAAGGCTGAATTTaaaattttagtttattttatggTAACAGATTTCATGTTGTGAAACCTTTTAAATTcacaaaaaagactttttttttttttttttttaaattcatttttcttttaccaGATCATCATGGTCAACCTGCAAAATCTGGACTTTAAAATTGTGTTCATTTCCCTCTGCATTTTAAACCTCTTCACGCTCCATGAGGGGCGCCCCCTAAGGTAAATCCCTCCATCATTATTCCTCATTCAGATCAATAAAGATGACCTTAACTAATACAAGTTAATTACCTCATTTAACGCTCCTTCCTATCAGCACAGTCTGCTTCTGCTATGTTACCAGGCAAACACATTGGCCTAATCCAAACTAACGCACAACCTATTTCATGATCCCGTGAGCAGAAAAAGGACGGTGAGTGAGGTCCAGCTCATGCACAACATCGGGGAGCTCAAGCAGGTGCAGGAGCGTCGGGAGTGGCTGCAGATGAGGCTGCAGGGCATCCACACCGCGCCGGCCCGGGGCAGCAGCGGGGAGGCGGACCGAGCGAGGAGGAGACTGCGTCCCGATGAGCTGCCCGACCTCAGCGACATGACAACGGAGGACATCCAGTACGCTCTGAACCTATTGGATAAACTTCTCAAGTCTAAGCAGTCTTGATTTTCGTTGATTTCATTTGACCTTTTAGAGTACTTTCAGCACACGTTTTATGGACCTGTTTTTTTGGTATAAAACGTCTTATCgtctaaatgtgtttttttgagaatttcatttttatttattttacattcatacaatttcattttaataaatgaaatTGGTAGACTATTTATGAAATTTATAGAGGGAAACTGGCTTGACGAGGCAACAATTTCACGTTGTGTATGCACTTTAATGTAACAGGTGGTGTGAACCACTCCTAAAGCTACTTACCTTATCAAACTGAGGGAGATGAAGAGTTGGACCAACAAATGCACTTaaacaacaaatgaaaaatattttttatatgtcTTTAACTGTATGAAATGAGCCCTTTATTTTTATAAGTAGCATAGGCCTATGTGTTAGGCATGTGTGatatgtataaataaaaaatgaataaattaaattgcTTTTAATGCTGTCATATTGATTGCTTATTTATGCATTCAGAAATGTATGCCTGCTGTTCTCTGCATTTATGCTAAAGTAGATCGTTATTTTGTCTGCCTGTGCGCACgcgaggggggtggggggggggggtggggtggatTGTCCCTTGGAGTGTGCGGTTGTCTCGCGATATGTCTAACGCGAACTCCGCTACccccaaaaccaaaacaaagagtccACTGCCAAGTATAACTAGTCCATGCACACTGGGGGGTTTCTTCGAAAACCTGTCTTCCACGAATCTATTGCACAACGGACTGTTTCAGCAACCGGACCAAACGTCAACCCGGAATGTAACATTAACGCAAGGAGGTAATGGAAAGTTGTTTTAAACTCTCCTTTATAGagccagctagctaacattagccgcCTAACGGCTAGCGGTAAACACTAAATTACCAGGCTAACCAAAAAGTCTGAAATCCTCTTAGCCGCTCTAAAGTCTCTTCAAAGCACGATGTCGAGTGGCTTCTTGCTTTTTAAATCGCCAGGAAGTTCATACacaattacatttcaaaagcaaGAACGGCATAGTTTAATTTTACACGGTATCAGTATTGAGAACTGATGTCCGAGGTAGAATAAATGTGTGTCAGTATATTTGCTTTAGTGCTATCTGTTCAACTCGCTACTACTACTGGGATATGCAGGGTTAACGAGTAACGGTAGTGGCAGTTCATAGTGCTGGACTGTAACTTACT includes:
- the pth1a gene encoding parathyroid hormone 1a: MVNLQNLDFKIVFISLCILNLFTLHEGRPLRKRTVSEVQLMHNIGELKQVQERREWLQMRLQGIHTAPARGSSGEADRARRRLRPDELPDLSDMTTEDIQYALNLLDKLLKSKQS